In the genome of Ensifer adhaerens, one region contains:
- a CDS encoding AraC-type DNA-binding protein — MLENVLLYDAQGKPIQQKHKIASHDWDEIKDWSSKVYMPYDVSPTGKVGSPDSTMRSAEIGRITLTRFAYGIPVNIKDWDMDSGNAVVLTTVGGQARHKLTGNDAVETGYGESFVVDCSRTDYDVDFNPDHLQVNLTIPHQVLEQVCQDLFGFVPDDRLWQFKTGLGGRGSSWMALLEYMSRCIAEAPDQIARSRVGRHLEQTICVHLLNEWANRAGIDLENPSHTLAPRTVRRAEAFMAENAANVPSMTDVARAAGVSLRSLTEAFRQFRGYTPSHFLREQRLQGARHALLAAGREGRVAEIANVWGFINMGDFARIYNERFGEYPSQTLSR; from the coding sequence ATGCTGGAGAATGTGCTTCTTTACGACGCGCAGGGAAAACCGATCCAACAGAAACACAAGATTGCCTCCCATGATTGGGACGAGATCAAGGACTGGTCGAGCAAAGTCTACATGCCGTACGATGTGTCTCCGACGGGCAAGGTGGGGTCGCCCGATTCCACCATGCGGTCGGCAGAGATCGGCCGCATTACGCTGACGCGCTTTGCTTACGGGATTCCCGTCAATATCAAGGACTGGGACATGGATTCCGGCAATGCCGTTGTCCTGACCACGGTGGGCGGGCAGGCGCGCCACAAACTGACGGGTAACGACGCCGTGGAGACCGGCTATGGCGAAAGTTTCGTCGTCGATTGCTCGCGTACCGACTATGATGTGGACTTCAACCCGGATCACCTGCAGGTCAACCTGACGATCCCGCATCAGGTTCTCGAGCAGGTCTGCCAGGACCTGTTCGGCTTCGTGCCCGACGACCGCCTGTGGCAGTTCAAGACCGGTCTTGGCGGGCGCGGTTCAAGCTGGATGGCGCTTCTGGAATACATGTCGCGCTGCATCGCCGAAGCGCCGGACCAGATCGCCCGGAGCCGCGTCGGCCGGCATCTGGAGCAGACGATCTGCGTTCATCTTCTGAACGAATGGGCCAACCGCGCCGGCATCGATCTTGAAAACCCATCCCACACGCTTGCGCCGCGCACGGTGCGCCGGGCGGAAGCCTTCATGGCGGAGAATGCCGCCAATGTGCCCTCGATGACAGACGTCGCGCGGGCCGCGGGTGTCAGTCTGCGCAGCCTTACCGAGGCCTTCAGGCAGTTTCGGGGCTATACACCCAGCCACTTCCTGAGAGAACAACGCCTGCAAGGCGCCCGTCATGCTCTGCTTGCCGCCGGACGGGAAGGCCGGGTGGCGGAGATTGCAAACGTCTGGGGCTTCATCAACATGGGCGACTTCGCACGGATATACAACGAAAGGTTCGGCGAATATCCTTCGCAGACCCTTTCGCGGTGA
- a CDS encoding DNA-binding regulatory protein, YebC/PmpR family produces MAGHSQFKNIMHRKGKQDSVRSKLFSKLAREITVAAKAGLPDPAMNARLRLAIQNAKAQSMPKDNIDRAIKKAAGADGENYDEVRYEGYGPGGVAVIVEALTDNRNRTASNVRSLFTKAGGALGETGSVSFSFDRVGEITYKASVGDADKVMEAAIEAGAEDVETTEDGHTIYCGFEDTNEVAKALEAVLGEAETVKSVWKPQNTIPVDEEKAQSLMKLIDNLEDDDDVQNVYSNFEVSDEVMAKLSA; encoded by the coding sequence ATGGCTGGCCATTCACAGTTCAAGAACATCATGCATCGCAAGGGCAAGCAGGACAGCGTTCGGTCCAAGCTCTTCTCCAAGCTCGCGCGCGAAATCACCGTTGCCGCCAAGGCCGGTCTGCCGGACCCGGCCATGAACGCCCGCCTGCGTCTGGCGATCCAGAACGCCAAGGCGCAGTCCATGCCCAAGGACAATATCGACCGCGCCATCAAGAAGGCAGCGGGCGCCGATGGCGAGAACTATGATGAAGTTCGCTATGAAGGCTATGGCCCCGGCGGCGTCGCCGTCATCGTGGAAGCGCTGACGGATAACCGAAACCGCACCGCCTCCAACGTCCGCTCGCTCTTCACCAAGGCCGGCGGAGCACTCGGTGAAACGGGCTCGGTCTCGTTCTCCTTCGACCGCGTCGGCGAAATCACCTACAAGGCCTCCGTTGGCGATGCCGACAAGGTGATGGAAGCGGCCATCGAAGCCGGTGCCGAGGATGTCGAGACGACCGAAGACGGCCACACGATCTATTGCGGCTTCGAGGACACGAACGAAGTCGCCAAGGCGCTCGAAGCCGTTCTCGGTGAAGCCGAAACGGTGAAGTCCGTCTGGAAGCCGCAGAACACGATTCCGGTCGATGAAGAAAAAGCCCAGTCGCTGATGAAGCTCATCGACAACCTCGAAGACGATGATGACGTGCAGAACGTCTACTCGAACTTCGAAGTGTCGGACGAAGTCATGGCCAAGCTGTCGGCGTAA
- a CDS encoding methyl-accepting chemotaxis sensory transducer with Pas/Pac sensor has translation MLGFGKNKEVEALKAELTAVRERSALLDDACGIGLWEALMPDGEAAHKDAKWVWSAEFRRLIGYQSEAEFPNVMESWSDRLHPDDVAPTFAAFGEHLKDKTGRARYNVAYRLKVRDGSYRWFRATGGCKYQPDGTTIRACGSLTEIHDQTMLEEASKRTAAENETVIHALRTALTALASGDLTYRIDATFPAATDVLKRDFNTATQQLEHVIKAVSETVSSITSGSSEISRSTDDLSRRTEQQASSLEETAAAIDEITSTVQRTAQNTSELASATTKTRQAAEHSGSVVQNAIAAMSQIEHSSGQISQIISVIDEIAFQTNLLALNAGVEAARAGDAGKGFAVVAQEVRELAQRSANAAKEIKQLISTSSDQVGKGVNLVGETGRALETIVSEIAGITSLISDVAQSAKEQATGVREINSAVNQMDQMTQQNAAMVSNTANASHSLASEATHLAELVSRLKVGRAQHAQGGRRAA, from the coding sequence ATGCTTGGGTTTGGAAAGAATAAGGAGGTCGAAGCGCTGAAGGCAGAGCTGACGGCAGTTCGCGAGCGGTCGGCGCTTCTTGACGACGCGTGCGGCATCGGCCTTTGGGAGGCCTTGATGCCCGATGGCGAGGCCGCTCACAAGGATGCGAAATGGGTGTGGTCTGCCGAGTTTCGCAGACTCATCGGTTATCAGAGCGAAGCAGAGTTTCCCAATGTGATGGAATCCTGGTCCGACCGTCTTCATCCGGACGATGTCGCTCCGACCTTCGCTGCATTCGGTGAGCATCTCAAGGACAAGACGGGACGCGCCCGTTACAATGTCGCCTACCGCCTCAAGGTCCGCGATGGTAGCTATCGCTGGTTCCGCGCCACCGGCGGCTGCAAGTACCAGCCTGACGGCACGACCATTCGGGCCTGCGGATCGCTGACTGAAATTCACGACCAGACGATGCTGGAGGAAGCCTCAAAGCGCACGGCGGCGGAAAACGAAACCGTCATCCACGCCCTGCGCACCGCGCTGACCGCGCTCGCATCGGGCGATCTGACCTACCGCATCGATGCCACTTTCCCTGCTGCAACGGATGTGCTGAAGCGCGACTTCAACACGGCCACGCAGCAGCTCGAGCATGTCATCAAGGCGGTTTCCGAAACCGTATCCAGCATCACAAGCGGCTCTTCCGAGATCAGCCGTTCGACAGACGACCTCTCGCGTCGGACCGAGCAGCAGGCAAGCTCACTGGAAGAAACCGCAGCCGCGATCGACGAGATCACCTCGACGGTGCAGCGGACCGCACAGAACACGAGCGAACTCGCTTCCGCCACGACGAAGACCCGGCAGGCCGCAGAACATTCCGGTAGCGTGGTCCAGAACGCCATTGCCGCCATGTCCCAGATCGAACACTCCTCCGGCCAGATCAGTCAGATCATCAGCGTGATCGACGAGATCGCCTTCCAGACCAACCTGCTGGCGCTAAACGCCGGTGTTGAAGCCGCCCGTGCGGGCGACGCCGGCAAGGGCTTTGCGGTCGTTGCACAGGAAGTGCGCGAACTGGCACAACGCTCGGCCAATGCCGCCAAGGAGATCAAGCAGTTGATCTCGACCTCGAGCGATCAGGTTGGCAAGGGTGTCAACCTCGTCGGCGAGACCGGACGCGCGCTGGAAACGATCGTGAGCGAAATCGCCGGCATTACCAGCCTCATTTCGGACGTGGCGCAGTCGGCCAAGGAACAGGCAACGGGCGTTCGCGAGATCAACAGCGCCGTCAACCAGATGGACCAGATGACACAACAGAACGCAGCGATGGTGTCGAATACTGCAAATGCCAGCCATTCGCTGGCTTCCGAGGCCACTCATCTGGCCGAACTGGTCTCGCGACTCAAAGTCGGTCGCGCTCAACACGCCCAAGGCGGCCGCCGCGCAGCCTGA
- a CDS encoding 5-formyltetrahydrofolate cyclo-ligase has protein sequence MSLTKAEIRKDRLALRDAIPAEARIEKSLAMADHAETLAFDPGTIISGFMPIRSEADVRPMMSGLRARGARLCLPVVLDKETIVFRELLPTATLVNTGFGTFGPGPEAAELDPDILLIPLSAYDRLGNRIGYGAGHYDRAIDRLLRKGLKPRLIGIAFDVQKVEEIPAEPHDMPLDAILTESGLTRFR, from the coding sequence GTGAGCCTGACCAAAGCCGAAATCCGCAAAGACCGCCTTGCGCTGCGCGATGCCATCCCAGCCGAGGCCCGCATCGAAAAAAGCCTCGCCATGGCCGATCACGCCGAAACGCTCGCATTCGATCCCGGCACAATCATCTCCGGCTTCATGCCGATCCGCTCGGAAGCCGATGTGCGCCCCATGATGTCCGGCTTGCGCGCAAGGGGCGCGCGGCTCTGCCTTCCGGTCGTTCTCGATAAGGAGACAATCGTCTTCCGCGAACTGCTACCCACCGCAACACTGGTGAACACCGGCTTCGGCACCTTTGGCCCCGGCCCGGAAGCGGCAGAGCTCGACCCGGATATCCTGCTCATCCCCCTCTCCGCCTATGACCGTCTCGGCAACCGGATCGGCTATGGAGCCGGCCATTACGACCGCGCAATCGACCGTTTGTTGCGGAAAGGGCTGAAACCGAGGCTGATCGGCATTGCATTCGACGTCCAGAAGGTGGAAGAAATTCCCGCAGAACCACACGACATGCCGCTCGATGCCATTCTGACCGAAAGCGGCCTCACGCGTTTTCGCTAG
- a CDS encoding General stress protein 26 yields MVSLSTANKDPEKLIWDELDRVTAGMLGLKGESFDLQPMAPNLDIATKSIWFYTRKNSDLVRSIGPGSEALFVVVGKDHDFHAVLKGTIEVNYDRARIEEYWSSVVEAWYHDGKDDPDLTMLQFRPRECSFWASTGNLLTFGWEIAKANLDPDKEPDVGVHKHIAFV; encoded by the coding sequence ATGGTAAGCCTCTCGACTGCCAACAAGGATCCGGAAAAGCTGATCTGGGACGAACTCGACCGCGTGACCGCCGGTATGCTCGGTCTCAAGGGCGAAAGCTTCGACCTGCAGCCGATGGCGCCGAATCTGGACATCGCCACCAAGTCGATCTGGTTCTACACCCGCAAGAACAGCGATCTGGTGCGTTCGATCGGACCCGGCTCGGAAGCGCTCTTTGTCGTTGTTGGCAAGGACCATGACTTCCACGCGGTCCTGAAGGGCACAATCGAGGTGAATTACGACCGGGCCCGTATCGAGGAATACTGGAGCTCGGTCGTCGAGGCCTGGTATCACGATGGCAAGGACGATCCGGATCTCACCATGCTGCAGTTCCGCCCGCGCGAGTGCAGCTTCTGGGCCTCGACCGGCAACCTGCTCACCTTCGGCTGGGAGATTGCCAAGGCCAATCTCGATCCGGACAAGGAACCGGATGTCGGCGTGCACAAGCACATCGCCTTTGTTTAA